A genome region from Panicum virgatum strain AP13 unplaced genomic scaffold, P.virgatum_v5 scaffold_1680, whole genome shotgun sequence includes the following:
- the LOC120693998 gene encoding uncharacterized protein LOC120693998 yields the protein MQVPTYAKYLKDILNNKKPLPSTKVVHLMEECSAAILNQPSQKNKDPENPTISCSNGTQHFGQALCDLGASVSVMPKVVFDKIMHATLAPTAMCLQLADQSIRYPVRIAEDIPIKIRNFLIPVDFVVLDMEIDSKTPLVLGRPF from the coding sequence ATGCAGGTGCCTACGTATGCTAAGTACCTAAAGGACATCCTCAACAACAAAAAGCCTCTACCGTCCACAAAAGTCGTGCACCTCATGGAAGAGTGTAGCGCTGCTATACTCAATCAGCCGTCCCAAAAGAATAAAGATCCTGAGAATCCTACCATCTCATGCTCGAATGGGACCCAGCACTTTGGCCAAGCTCTCTGCGATCTGGGAGCAAGTGTGAGtgtcatgcccaaggtagtgtTTGATAAAATCATGCATGCTACACTTGCCCCTACTGCTATGTGCCTGCAGTTAGCGGATCAGTCAATTCGCTACCCCGTCAGGATCGCCGAGGATATTCCTATCAAAATCAGGAACTTCCTCATCCCGGTGGATTTTGTGGTGCTGGATATGGAGATTGACAGCAAAACGCCGCTCgtccttgggcgaccattctGA